A single region of the Arthrobacter sp. V1I7 genome encodes:
- a CDS encoding iron-sulfur cluster assembly accessory protein gives MSTTTNENSADTTAIAGEELATHEVKLTDVAAGKVRSLLEQEGRTDLRLRVAVQPGGCSGLIYQLYFDERLLDGDAVRDYDGVEVVVDKMSVPYLSGASIDFEDTIAKQGFTIDNPNAGGSCACGDSFH, from the coding sequence ATGAGCACTACAACCAATGAAAACAGCGCCGACACCACCGCTATTGCCGGCGAGGAGCTGGCCACGCACGAGGTCAAGCTGACCGACGTTGCCGCCGGCAAGGTCCGCAGCCTGCTCGAGCAGGAAGGCCGCACCGATCTGCGGCTCCGCGTTGCCGTGCAGCCGGGCGGTTGCTCCGGCCTGATCTACCAGCTCTACTTCGACGAGCGGCTGCTCGACGGAGATGCCGTCCGTGACTACGACGGTGTTGAAGTTGTCGTCGACAAGATGAGCGTCCCCTACCTCAGCGGGGCCAGCATCGACTTCGAGGACACCATCGCCAAGCAGGGGTTCACCATCGACAATCCCAACGCCGGCGGCTCCTGCGCCTGCGGTGATTCCTTCCACTAA
- the coxB gene encoding cytochrome c oxidase subunit II, with translation MSSQNRTGSRRKKISTITGLALAGALALTGCSPEVQKGWLPTERGTTNHTDRIMDLWVNSWIAALVVGIITWGLMIWCIVAYRRRKGTVGFPRQNSFNLPLEVFYLTVPLFMVLVFFYFTDRDQQAIDNRSQPADVVVDVRGKQWAWDFNYKQGDVITGDVYEAGVQAHLTGAEVDKEKLPTLYLPVNRSVDLELNSRDVIHSFWVPAFLQKRDMIPGKTNYIRFTPTKEGTYDGKCAELCGEYHSEMLFRVKVVSESEFQAHLEQLRQDGNTGLLGEEYDRLPAKTENK, from the coding sequence GTGAGTTCGCAGAACCGAACCGGCAGCCGACGCAAAAAGATCTCTACGATCACTGGCTTGGCACTAGCCGGCGCGTTGGCTTTGACTGGATGTTCACCAGAGGTACAGAAGGGGTGGCTGCCCACCGAGCGTGGTACCACCAATCACACTGACCGCATCATGGACCTCTGGGTCAACTCATGGATTGCCGCGCTGGTCGTCGGCATCATTACCTGGGGCTTGATGATCTGGTGCATCGTCGCCTACCGGCGTCGGAAGGGCACCGTAGGGTTCCCCCGCCAGAACAGCTTCAACCTGCCGCTTGAGGTGTTCTACCTGACCGTTCCGCTGTTCATGGTGCTGGTGTTCTTCTACTTCACCGACCGTGACCAGCAGGCGATCGACAACCGCAGCCAGCCCGCCGACGTCGTAGTGGACGTCCGCGGCAAGCAGTGGGCCTGGGACTTCAACTACAAGCAGGGCGACGTCATCACGGGAGACGTCTACGAGGCCGGCGTCCAGGCGCACCTCACGGGCGCGGAAGTGGACAAGGAAAAGTTGCCCACGCTGTACCTTCCGGTGAACAGGTCGGTTGACCTCGAGCTCAACTCACGCGATGTCATCCACTCCTTCTGGGTTCCCGCCTTCCTGCAGAAGCGCGACATGATCCCCGGCAAGACCAACTACATCAGGTTCACCCCCACCAAGGAGGGGACCTACGACGGCAAGTGCGCCGAACTCTGTGGCGAATACCACTCCGAAATGCTGTTCCGCGTGAAGGTTGTCTCCGAGTCGGAGTTCCAGGCGCATCTGGAGCAGCTGCGCCAGGACGGCAACACCGGCCTGCTCGGCGAAGAGTACGACCGACTCCCGGCCAAGACCGAGAACAAGT